The Blattabacterium cuenoti genome includes a region encoding these proteins:
- a CDS encoding type III pantothenate kinase, producing the protein MLLTINIGNSSLRFGLFNNNFNLKCNCSWIINSNPHRSLDEYILLFRNIYQQYGISSKLIQNIVIGSVVPPLTNIVEQSLYEIHKIKSLIVDRYSDSPIKHYSHQLGTDLYANAIAAYTLYNNKNTTLVVDFGTALSLTCIDKYGNLQGVIIAPGVNSSLTALIGNTAQLSQIELKKPPSILGQHTETCIQSGIIYGYLGMVEGLIDRVNKELRTNCFVIATGGLSHIYTPLTKKIHLKDKLHTIKGLKILFHWNH; encoded by the coding sequence ATGTTGTTAACAATAAATATTGGAAATTCCAGTCTTCGTTTTGGACTATTTAATAATAATTTTAATTTAAAATGTAATTGTTCGTGGATTATTAATAGTAATCCACATAGATCATTAGATGAATATATTTTGTTATTTAGGAATATATATCAACAGTATGGGATTTCCTCTAAATTAATACAAAATATTGTAATAGGATCAGTAGTCCCTCCACTTACAAATATTGTAGAACAATCTTTATATGAAATACATAAAATAAAATCTCTAATAGTAGATAGATATTCAGATTCTCCTATAAAACATTATTCTCATCAATTAGGAACAGATTTATATGCCAATGCTATAGCTGCATATACATTATATAATAATAAGAATACTACTTTAGTAGTAGATTTTGGAACTGCATTAAGTTTGACTTGTATTGATAAATATGGAAACCTTCAAGGTGTTATTATTGCTCCGGGAGTAAATAGTTCTTTAACAGCATTAATTGGAAACACTGCTCAATTATCACAGATAGAATTAAAGAAACCTCCTAGCATATTAGGACAGCATACAGAAACATGTATTCAAAGTGGAATTATTTATGGGTACTTAGGTATGGTTGAAGGATTGATTGATAGAGTCAATAAAGAATTGAGAACAAATTGTTTTGTAATTGCAACTGGAGGTCTTTCCCATATCTATACACCTTTAACAAAAAAAATTCATCTTAAAGATAAATTACATACAATAAAAGGTTTAAAAATTTTATTTCATTGGAATCATTGA
- a CDS encoding alpha/beta fold hydrolase encodes MIIDNIYKKINLKIEGKGLPIVLLHGFMESLEIWNYIYSDISNKYKVLSIDLPGHGKSFSTLNHDTIFTMEKSAEIVKKILEKENIQKAVFVGHSMGGYIALALAEKYPEIFLGLCLLHSTAESDSDDKKKIRMQSIRLAVNNYTMLVDTSINKLFNLKEFSFLQEKIFFVKKIALSTSVDSVISFLKGMEIRKDRRFLLKETSFPKLHIIGLYDLILDPKKIREEAKNGNKTNSFIEIPTGHMGHIEKPKEITKILENFMNHVILKNYRI; translated from the coding sequence ATGATCATAGATAATATCTACAAAAAAATAAATTTAAAAATAGAAGGAAAAGGACTACCAATCGTTCTATTACATGGATTTATGGAAAGTTTAGAAATATGGAATTATATATATTCCGACATTTCTAATAAATATAAAGTTCTTTCAATTGATTTACCTGGTCATGGAAAAAGTTTTTCTACATTAAATCATGATACCATTTTTACTATGGAAAAATCTGCAGAAATTGTGAAAAAAATTTTAGAAAAAGAGAATATACAAAAAGCAGTTTTTGTTGGTCATTCTATGGGAGGATACATTGCTTTAGCTTTGGCAGAAAAATATCCAGAAATTTTTTTGGGGTTGTGTTTGCTTCATTCTACAGCAGAATCAGATTCTGATGATAAAAAGAAAATCCGTATGCAATCTATACGGTTAGCAGTCAATAATTATACCATGCTTGTAGACACAAGTATAAATAAATTATTTAATCTTAAAGAATTCTCTTTTTTACAAGAAAAAATTTTTTTTGTAAAAAAAATAGCTTTATCCACTTCTGTGGATAGTGTGATTTCTTTTTTAAAAGGAATGGAAATTCGTAAAGATAGAAGATTTTTACTAAAAGAAACTAGTTTTCCAAAATTACATATAATTGGTTTATACGATTTAATTCTTGATCCAAAAAAAATTCGTGAAGAAGCTAAAAATGGAAATAAAACTAATTCTTTTATTGAAATTCCTACAGGTCATATGGGGCATATAGAAAAACCTAAAGAAATAACAAAAATATTAGAAAATTTTATGAATCATGTGATTCTCAAAAACTATCGGATTTGA
- a CDS encoding 5-formyltetrahydrofolate cyclo-ligase translates to MDKKKLRKKYFFYRQILSQGEVFEKSYEIFFLLKKIFFIWEKKYYHIFLPIREYKEVDTFIIVNFLLKIGKNITIPYSNFHLISIDNCLFDKNTLLKKNKYGIFEPIYTHKYIVSPSFIEVMFIPLLIFDLRGYRIGYGKGFYDRFIPLCKKNVIKIGLSFFTPIKKIIDIHKNDLSIDIGITPDHIFFFDEIKK, encoded by the coding sequence ATGGATAAAAAAAAATTGCGGAAAAAATATTTTTTTTACAGACAGATCCTATCTCAAGGAGAAGTATTTGAGAAGAGTTATGAAATATTTTTTCTCCTGAAAAAAATATTTTTTATATGGGAAAAAAAATATTATCATATTTTTTTACCTATACGGGAATATAAAGAAGTGGATACATTTATTATTGTCAATTTTTTATTAAAAATAGGGAAAAATATAACTATTCCCTATTCTAATTTTCATCTAATTTCTATAGATAATTGTTTATTTGATAAAAACACTTTATTAAAAAAAAACAAATATGGAATTTTTGAACCTATTTATACACATAAATATATAGTTTCACCTTCTTTTATTGAAGTAATGTTTATCCCATTATTAATATTTGATTTAAGAGGTTATCGTATCGGTTATGGAAAAGGTTTTTATGACAGATTTATTCCTTTATGTAAAAAAAATGTTATTAAAATAGGTTTGAGTTTTTTTACTCCTATAAAGAAGATTATAGATATTCATAAAAACGATCTATCAATAGATATAGGAATCACTCCTGATCATATTTTTTTCTTTGATGAGATCAAGAAATAA
- the rseP gene encoding RIP metalloprotease RseP has product MTSILVRSIQLLLSISILVVIHELGHFTLAQIFKVRVEKFFLFFDPWFSLFKKKIGHTIYGIGWLPLGGYVKISGMMKDEKNGSSKETEKNWEFRSKSAIKRLLIISGGIISNILLSIFIFTCLLFKYGETYLPTKNVKYGIEVDYLGEKIGFKNGDKILLVNGKYIPYFNDLPKEILLGKSVTVDRMGKIIKLSLNNNKKRFLFDRKKISFFIKPRVPPIINHVIKNSEAEKYGLKNNDEILAINSEFILFSDQLKDLLSKYRNENIVISINRNGKMIQKEIFIDSKGILGIYLKNFMDLDQIFSFEKMNYSFFESIPHGIMKSLDVLKNQIFFLKNVFHIETKAYKQIGSFFSMAKEFPSKWNWDIFWTLTATLSIWLAFINLFPIPSLDGGYILFILIEMITRKKVNEDILERCTIFGFVIISLIMIFIIIWDIFKVFIS; this is encoded by the coding sequence ATGACATCTATTTTGGTTAGATCTATACAATTGCTGCTTAGCATTTCTATATTAGTCGTTATTCATGAATTAGGTCATTTTACTTTAGCTCAAATATTTAAAGTAAGAGTTGAAAAATTTTTTTTATTTTTTGATCCTTGGTTTTCTCTTTTTAAAAAAAAGATTGGACACACTATTTATGGAATTGGATGGTTGCCTTTAGGAGGATACGTAAAAATATCTGGAATGATGAAAGATGAAAAAAATGGTTCTTCAAAAGAGACTGAAAAAAATTGGGAATTCCGTTCAAAATCAGCAATAAAAAGGCTATTAATTATTTCTGGAGGAATTATTTCCAATATATTATTATCTATTTTTATTTTTACTTGTTTATTATTTAAATATGGAGAAACATATCTTCCAACAAAAAATGTTAAATATGGGATAGAAGTTGATTATTTAGGAGAAAAAATAGGATTCAAAAATGGAGATAAAATTTTACTTGTAAATGGAAAATATATTCCATATTTCAATGATCTTCCTAAAGAAATTCTTTTGGGAAAGTCTGTGACTGTAGATCGTATGGGAAAGATTATAAAATTGTCACTCAACAACAATAAAAAAAGATTTCTTTTTGACAGAAAAAAAATCAGTTTCTTTATTAAACCTCGTGTTCCTCCTATTATAAATCATGTCATCAAAAATTCAGAGGCGGAAAAATATGGTTTAAAAAATAATGATGAAATATTAGCTATAAATTCTGAATTCATTCTTTTTTCTGATCAATTAAAGGATTTGTTATCAAAATATAGAAATGAGAACATAGTAATATCGATTAATAGAAATGGAAAAATGATTCAAAAAGAGATTTTTATAGATTCAAAAGGAATCTTGGGAATTTACTTAAAAAATTTTATGGATTTGGATCAAATTTTTTCATTTGAAAAAATGAATTATTCTTTTTTTGAAAGTATTCCTCATGGAATAATGAAATCTTTGGATGTTTTAAAAAACCAAATATTTTTTTTAAAAAATGTTTTTCATATAGAAACCAAAGCTTATAAACAAATAGGAAGTTTTTTTTCTATGGCAAAAGAATTTCCTTCTAAATGGAATTGGGATATTTTTTGGACTTTAACTGCTACTTTGTCCATTTGGTTAGCTTTTATAAATTTATTTCCCATTCCATCATTAGATGGAGGTTATATATTATTTATTTTGATAGAAATGATCACAAGAAAGAAAGTTAATGAAGATATTCTTGAACGTTGTACTATTTTTGGATTTGTAATAATTAGTTTAATTATGATTTTTATTATTATTTGGGATATTTTCAAAGTATTTATTTCTTGA
- a CDS encoding FeoA family protein: MNLSNLKKGEKGIIKGYKNEDFPIKLLELGVLPGVEFEILFVSIFYDPLCISYNQSCLVLRRKEAENIIIEPKILKCKEE; this comes from the coding sequence TTGAATTTATCTAACCTTAAAAAAGGAGAAAAAGGAATTATCAAGGGATATAAAAACGAAGATTTTCCTATCAAATTATTAGAATTAGGGGTTTTACCTGGAGTAGAATTCGAAATACTTTTTGTTTCTATTTTTTATGATCCATTGTGTATAAGTTATAATCAGTCTTGTTTAGTATTACGTAGAAAAGAAGCAGAAAACATTATAATAGAACCTAAAATTTTAAAATGCAAAGAAGAATAA
- the feoB gene encoding ferrous iron transport protein B has product MQRRIIKLALIGNPNVGKTSLFNKLTGLNQKVGNYLGVTVDKKIGYFYYENVSYQIIDLPGIYSIYPSSEDEEVVSKLLNNMDHLDYPDKIMVVADYSNVKKSLLLFRQVQDLGFPVLFILNMLDEAKKKGISIDIEKLKKFLITEIVLINAREGIGLEKVKKEIKNLNKKTKKLDFFNPGLRYSIAVNDVKNNYKVNTYKAWYYLAYNGKFLKEDYLLNKIKKKHNIISKRLQIKETLDRYEEIGKIFSETVSELVSDKEKNYLEFSKKIDNNLILHPFWGYFIFLFLLFFIFQCVFFWAEKPKEVIEFFFSFIQKKLENIYPGPFNNFLLQGILPGISTIITFIPQIFILLFFILLMEESGYISRVIFLMDRIMRPFGLNGKSVVPLISSIACAIPAIMSARHIENPRDRLITILATPFMTCSARLPVYTLIISLIIPNYRWYFIQLRGVVLMIMYLLGILSALGVSMILHQFLKKNYQSHLIMEIPTYKFPIFRNILITLWINLKSFIINAGKMILLINILIWVLGTFGPSENFSYQNSIVLKYMQKKELSHSYLGLIGKKIEPIIHPLGYDWKIGIGLLSSLVAREVFVSTMASVYKIEEKGNFLKEKMKKEVFDSTKKPIYNLETGISLLLFYALSIQCMSTLSIIKKETKSWKWPIVQFFFMTSLAYIASFLTYQILK; this is encoded by the coding sequence ATGCAAAGAAGAATAATAAAATTAGCACTTATTGGAAATCCAAATGTAGGAAAAACTTCTTTGTTCAATAAATTGACTGGACTTAACCAAAAAGTAGGCAATTATTTAGGAGTCACAGTAGACAAAAAAATAGGATATTTCTATTATGAAAATGTATCCTATCAAATTATAGATCTTCCTGGAATTTATAGCATATATCCTTCATCTGAAGATGAAGAAGTAGTTAGCAAATTACTTAATAATATGGATCATTTGGATTATCCTGACAAAATTATGGTTGTAGCAGACTATTCTAATGTAAAAAAAAGTCTTCTTTTATTTAGACAAGTGCAAGATTTAGGATTTCCTGTTTTATTTATCCTAAATATGTTGGATGAAGCAAAAAAGAAGGGAATATCCATTGATATAGAAAAACTAAAAAAATTTCTCATAACAGAAATTGTTTTGATCAATGCAAGGGAAGGAATAGGATTGGAAAAGGTTAAAAAAGAAATCAAGAATCTAAATAAAAAAACAAAAAAATTGGATTTTTTCAATCCAGGATTACGTTATTCTATTGCTGTTAATGATGTAAAAAATAATTATAAAGTAAATACTTATAAAGCTTGGTATTATTTAGCTTATAATGGAAAATTTTTGAAAGAAGACTATTTATTAAATAAAATAAAAAAGAAACACAATATTATATCCAAAAGATTACAAATCAAGGAAACATTAGATAGATATGAAGAAATAGGAAAAATTTTTTCCGAAACAGTTTCCGAATTGGTATCAGATAAAGAAAAAAATTATTTAGAATTTTCAAAAAAGATAGATAATAATTTAATTCTTCATCCTTTTTGGGGTTATTTTATTTTTTTATTTCTTTTATTTTTTATTTTTCAATGTGTTTTTTTCTGGGCAGAAAAACCTAAAGAGGTTATAGAATTTTTTTTTTCTTTTATTCAAAAAAAACTAGAAAATATTTATCCAGGTCCTTTCAATAATTTTTTGTTGCAGGGGATATTGCCTGGAATTAGTACTATTATCACTTTTATTCCACAAATTTTTATTTTACTGTTTTTTATTCTTCTTATGGAAGAAAGTGGTTACATAAGCAGAGTAATCTTCTTAATGGATAGAATCATGCGACCCTTTGGATTAAATGGAAAAAGTGTTGTCCCTCTTATTTCTAGCATAGCTTGCGCTATTCCAGCTATCATGTCAGCTAGACATATTGAAAATCCAAGAGATCGTTTAATTACTATTTTAGCCACTCCTTTTATGACCTGTTCTGCTAGATTACCTGTTTATACTTTAATTATATCTCTTATTATACCAAATTACAGATGGTATTTCATTCAATTAAGAGGAGTTGTCCTTATGATTATGTATTTATTAGGAATTCTATCTGCTTTAGGTGTATCAATGATTTTACATCAATTTTTGAAAAAAAATTATCAAAGCCATCTGATTATGGAAATCCCTACTTACAAATTTCCTATATTTAGAAACATATTGATTACCTTATGGATTAATCTAAAATCATTTATCATCAATGCAGGAAAAATGATTTTATTGATCAATATATTAATCTGGGTTTTAGGAACTTTTGGTCCTTCAGAAAATTTTTCATATCAAAACTCAATCGTATTGAAATATATGCAAAAAAAAGAATTATCTCATTCATATCTAGGTTTGATCGGTAAAAAAATAGAACCTATAATTCATCCATTAGGATACGATTGGAAAATTGGAATAGGATTACTCTCATCTCTTGTAGCGAGGGAAGTTTTTGTTAGTACTATGGCTTCTGTCTATAAAATAGAAGAAAAAGGAAATTTCTTGAAAGAAAAAATGAAAAAAGAAGTATTTGACAGCACCAAGAAACCTATTTACAATTTAGAGACAGGAATTTCTTTACTATTATTTTATGCATTATCTATACAATGTATGAGTACTTTGTCTATAATAAAAAAAGAAACAAAATCTTGGAAATGGCCAATAGTACAATTTTTTTTTATGACTTCACTAGCTTATATTGCTTCATTTTTAACATATCAAATTTTAAAATAA
- a CDS encoding D-alanine--D-alanine ligase: MKKIAVIMGGYTKESAISLESGKVVYENLCRKEFEPYKVYIFKEKWFMKDENDKEYPIDKCDFSINVGISRIQFDCVFNAIHGTPGEDGILQAYFELLNIPYTGCNFNHANMTFNKMYCLTLLKHFGINTAVSIFLNRNQIFCEEKILKKVGLPCFVKPNRSGSSLGISKVYEKKDLFNAVKKAFKEDEEIIIESFLEGREVSVGVFSFKNEILVLPITEIISQNDFFDFESKYSGKSQEITPAKFSQKIKNRIQKVAKKVYNYLNLSGISRAEYIIVNGKPFFLEINTVPGLSEESIFPKQLKIAGISLSDLFKNSINYSIEKMKKK; the protein is encoded by the coding sequence ATGAAAAAAATTGCTGTGATTATGGGTGGATATACAAAAGAGTCTGCAATTTCACTAGAAAGCGGAAAAGTAGTTTATGAAAATTTGTGCAGGAAAGAATTTGAACCTTATAAAGTGTATATTTTCAAAGAGAAATGGTTTATGAAAGATGAAAATGACAAAGAATATCCTATTGACAAGTGTGATTTTTCCATCAATGTAGGAATAAGTCGTATCCAGTTTGATTGTGTTTTTAATGCTATTCATGGAACTCCAGGAGAAGACGGGATATTACAAGCCTATTTTGAATTATTAAATATTCCCTATACAGGATGTAATTTTAATCATGCAAATATGACTTTCAACAAGATGTATTGTTTAACTTTATTGAAACATTTTGGGATTAATACTGCCGTATCTATTTTTTTAAATAGAAATCAAATTTTCTGCGAGGAAAAAATTTTGAAAAAAGTAGGTCTTCCTTGTTTTGTTAAACCTAATCGATCTGGATCTAGTTTAGGAATCAGTAAAGTTTATGAAAAAAAAGATTTATTCAATGCAGTCAAAAAAGCTTTTAAAGAGGATGAAGAAATTATTATTGAATCCTTTCTTGAAGGAAGGGAGGTATCAGTAGGAGTTTTTTCATTCAAAAATGAAATTTTGGTTTTACCTATAACAGAAATAATTAGTCAAAATGATTTTTTTGATTTTGAATCCAAATATTCTGGAAAATCTCAAGAAATAACACCAGCAAAATTTTCTCAAAAAATTAAAAATAGAATACAAAAAGTTGCAAAGAAAGTATATAATTATTTAAATCTATCAGGAATCTCTAGGGCAGAGTATATCATTGTAAATGGGAAACCTTTTTTTTTAGAAATCAATACAGTTCCAGGTCTTTCGGAAGAAAGTATTTTTCCAAAACAATTGAAAATAGCTGGTATATCTTTGTCTGATTTATTTAAAAATTCCATTAATTATTCTATTGAAAAAATGAAAAAAAAATAA
- a CDS encoding PASTA domain-containing protein: protein MNYSKYFVIFIINLLISIFFLYNITQLALKWVDIYTKHGSYVIVPNLRYLTLSQSISILKKLGLKYDIDTSHYDPNLKKNQIISFSPEAGGYVKEGRHIYLKVNYQSQNTTFLPNIINKNKFIAMKLLHANHIPVKEIRFINDLTKDTVLKVFYKNKSIQSGYRFPYIQEGITLIIGKGYEKNNLVVPNVIGMSLHTATLTLKKKLFRVINFYYDHPIIDPDRNAKVYRQNPSPGEIQDKNKSIELWLTSKELLDNLIKIEEKDIDQKIEEKDIDQKIEEKDMIPTN, encoded by the coding sequence ATGAATTATTCAAAGTATTTTGTAATATTCATCATAAATTTATTAATTTCCATATTTTTTTTATACAATATCACTCAACTTGCATTAAAATGGGTTGATATTTACACAAAACATGGATCTTATGTTATAGTCCCAAATTTGCGTTATTTGACTTTATCTCAATCTATATCTATTTTAAAAAAGTTAGGGTTAAAATATGATATAGATACATCACATTATGATCCAAACTTGAAAAAAAATCAAATTATTTCTTTTTCCCCAGAAGCTGGAGGTTATGTAAAAGAAGGAAGACATATATACCTAAAAGTAAATTATCAATCGCAAAATACTACTTTTCTCCCCAATATTATAAATAAAAATAAATTCATTGCTATGAAATTGCTTCATGCTAATCATATTCCCGTTAAAGAAATTAGGTTTATTAATGATTTGACTAAAGATACAGTTTTAAAGGTTTTTTATAAGAACAAATCAATTCAATCTGGATACAGATTCCCTTACATTCAAGAAGGAATTACTTTGATAATTGGAAAAGGATATGAAAAAAATAATTTAGTGGTTCCAAATGTTATTGGAATGTCATTGCATACTGCAACTTTGACTTTAAAAAAAAAATTATTTCGTGTTATTAATTTTTACTATGATCATCCAATAATAGATCCTGATAGAAATGCAAAAGTATATCGTCAAAACCCTTCTCCTGGAGAAATTCAGGATAAAAATAAATCTATTGAACTTTGGTTAACTTCAAAAGAATTATTGGACAACTTAATAAAAATAGAAGAAAAAGATATTGATCAAAAAATAGAAGAAAAAGATATTGATCAAAAAATAGAAGAAAAAGATATGATACCTACGAATTAA
- a CDS encoding RluA family pseudouridine synthase, with protein MNSYTYKIKIFIDKNQKEIRIDKFLKNYIQNISRNQIQNLTISGKVLVNRNIIKKNYKIKPLDFVEIEIYKPSVIDYLEYKNITEEKINLDIIHEDEDVIVVNKPAGMVVHPGFGNETGTLIHGIKYHLINSNFNELNLYRCGLVHRLDKDTSGLLVLAKNEYSQKHLFQQFYSRTIQRKYIALIWGNLIEEKGTITGFIGRDPRNRKKMKIFKQNQEINRGKFSITHYKVLERFKHLTYVSCYIKTGKTHQIRAHFKHLGHPLFHDSIYGGNRIFMKKKCSNQNIEFMKNCLKILQRQALHAISLSFIHPKNGKCYFYCPIPEDFKTVLNNCRSYHNKVPRKRI; from the coding sequence ATGAACAGTTATACATATAAAATTAAAATTTTTATAGACAAAAACCAAAAAGAAATTCGCATTGACAAATTTTTAAAAAATTATATACAAAATATCAGCAGAAATCAAATTCAAAATTTGACAATTTCAGGAAAAGTTTTAGTGAACAGAAACATTATAAAGAAAAATTATAAAATAAAGCCTTTAGATTTTGTTGAAATAGAAATTTATAAACCTTCTGTTATAGATTATTTAGAATATAAAAATATTACTGAAGAAAAAATAAATCTAGATATTATTCATGAAGATGAAGATGTTATTGTAGTTAATAAGCCTGCAGGAATGGTGGTACATCCTGGGTTTGGAAACGAAACAGGAACATTAATTCATGGAATTAAATATCATTTAATAAATTCAAATTTTAATGAATTAAACCTCTATAGATGTGGATTAGTTCATAGATTGGATAAAGATACATCAGGTTTATTGGTTTTAGCTAAAAATGAATATTCTCAAAAACATTTATTTCAACAATTCTATTCTAGAACGATTCAAAGAAAATACATAGCTTTAATATGGGGTAATTTAATTGAAGAAAAAGGAACCATAACTGGTTTTATTGGAAGAGATCCTAGAAATAGAAAAAAAATGAAAATTTTTAAACAAAATCAAGAAATTAATAGAGGAAAGTTTTCTATTACACATTACAAAGTATTAGAAAGATTTAAACATTTAACATATGTATCTTGCTATATAAAAACAGGAAAAACACATCAAATAAGAGCTCATTTCAAACATTTAGGACATCCATTATTTCATGATTCAATTTATGGAGGAAATAGAATTTTTATGAAAAAAAAATGCTCGAATCAAAATATAGAATTTATGAAAAATTGTTTAAAAATTTTGCAAAGACAAGCATTGCATGCTATTTCTCTTTCTTTTATCCATCCTAAAAATGGAAAATGTTATTTTTATTGTCCAATTCCTGAAGATTTTAAAACTGTTTTGAACAATTGTAGAAGTTATCACAATAAAGTACCACGTAAAAGAATATAA
- the mgtE gene encoding magnesium transporter has product MFNDHQDYLINDEKFLNNQTISRLIKIIHHHPNDVIKIFNLLKLCKAISVFNGLDFSIKKKIIEEFPSIKKMELLNNLSVEDRFSFLEKIPKNLLKDLIKYLNPEEKIKTLVSLGYPENSIGCLMIPYYLSVQKTCRVQEILDSLRKEVKNRDMIEIVYIVDQKGKLVDDIKIRDFLLVDPNTKVSDLMDNQYTYALNLKDTEEEASKIFSLNNRVSLPVIDDQNFLLGIVTVSDILLILNENYREYLQKIGGMEALNQSYLNEPLYRLIKKRAGWLILLFIGEMLTTTVMQEFSSFIEKAVVLALFIPLVVSSGGNSGAQAASLIIQAMALGEVKIKDWWIVMRREIICGFFLGSILGLTGFIRVIAWHKINLFNYGPHWILVGLTVFLSLIGVVLWGTLSGSMLPFIIKKFRGDPASSSVPFVATLVDVIGLIIYFSMSYILLRGTLL; this is encoded by the coding sequence ATGTTTAATGATCATCAAGATTATTTGATAAACGATGAAAAATTTCTAAATAATCAAACTATTAGCAGATTAATAAAAATTATTCATCATCATCCAAATGATGTTATCAAAATATTTAATTTGTTAAAATTATGCAAAGCCATTTCTGTTTTTAATGGATTGGATTTTTCTATAAAAAAAAAAATTATAGAAGAGTTTCCTTCAATTAAAAAGATGGAGCTTTTAAATAATTTGTCAGTAGAGGATCGTTTTTCTTTTTTAGAAAAGATTCCTAAAAATCTATTAAAAGATTTAATCAAATATTTAAATCCAGAAGAGAAAATAAAAACGTTAGTATCATTGGGATATCCAGAAAATAGCATAGGTTGTTTGATGATTCCATATTATCTTTCGGTTCAAAAAACTTGTAGAGTGCAAGAAATTTTGGATTCTCTACGTAAAGAGGTGAAAAATAGAGATATGATAGAAATTGTATATATAGTTGATCAAAAAGGAAAATTAGTAGATGATATAAAAATCAGAGACTTTTTACTAGTAGATCCAAATACAAAAGTATCCGATTTAATGGATAATCAATATACTTATGCTTTGAATCTGAAAGATACAGAAGAAGAAGCTTCTAAAATATTTTCTCTGAATAACAGAGTATCACTTCCAGTTATTGATGATCAGAATTTTTTATTAGGAATAGTAACTGTGTCCGATATTTTATTGATTTTAAATGAAAATTATAGAGAATATCTTCAAAAAATAGGAGGAATGGAAGCATTAAATCAATCTTATCTTAATGAACCTTTATATCGATTAATTAAAAAAAGAGCCGGATGGTTAATCTTGTTGTTTATAGGAGAAATGTTAACAACAACAGTCATGCAAGAATTTTCAAGTTTTATCGAAAAAGCAGTGGTTCTTGCTTTGTTTATTCCTTTGGTTGTTTCAAGTGGAGGAAATAGTGGGGCTCAAGCTGCAAGTTTAATTATTCAAGCAATGGCTTTGGGAGAGGTTAAAATAAAAGATTGGTGGATAGTCATGCGAAGAGAAATCATTTGTGGTTTTTTTTTAGGTAGTATTTTAGGATTAACTGGTTTTATCCGTGTGATAGCTTGGCATAAGATCAATTTATTTAATTATGGGCCTCATTGGATATTAGTTGGATTAACTGTTTTTTTATCTTTGATTGGAGTCGTTTTATGGGGAACGTTAAGCGGTTCTATGTTACCCTTTATAATTAAAAAGTTTAGAGGAGATCCCGCTAGTTCTTCTGTTCCTTTTGTTGCTACATTAGTCGATGTGATTGGATTAATTATATATTTTTCTATGTCTTATATTCTTTTACGTGGTACTTTATTGTGA